The Aedes albopictus strain Foshan chromosome 1, AalbF5, whole genome shotgun sequence genomic interval AAGTTAATAGTTTAGGTTTATAGTGTTGAAGGGGCCGTTCAAATGCGTTTTAGGGTGCTTCAGGTGCATTCAGGAACTGGAGTTTCAGAGGAATTacaagacgtttcaaagcgtaTCAAGGATTTCCGGAAAgtttagggagtttcaggaggactcCATGGACTATCAAGATAGCTTCCTGGAGACTTACGATAAGTTTAAAGGCAATTCAGTGAGCTCTCGAGGGGTTTGGGTCTCCAATCTAAACAGTCATTGCACTAATTACTTGGCCGAGTGTAATTGCAAGCAGCTTGGTGAATATCAACTTCAAATGCTCACTAGCTCTGTTTGTAGATCCAATACAAGTACTCAAGGTAGTACTTGGATACCCTTAGACAGTTCAATAAGATCCCTATGCCTATCTTCTACATTCAACTTAAAACTCGTCTTAACTTCGTTCAACTCCCCCTGCTTCCCTTTTCTGTTAATGTTTCCAAACGCAATCTCAATGTTATATCAATACCATTTGTCAGAATGAATTCTATCTAGACAAAGATTTCAGTGTAGCCGGACTTCTTAGGGACCGTCCATAAAtcacgtagcattttagggggataGGGGAGTCCCTGAAATTGCTATGAAACGGTATGAGAAAATATGCTACGACgggggagggggtgttgaaaattTGGCCAAAGATGCTCCCTTGCTGACATTCTAAATGTATATTCTTTGCTGGCCACACTAGGTAAAATACCATATTTGAATCTTTGCACGTTTTCCATTACAAATGCTTGAATTCTAAATCCAATTGAGCATGTTACTGTACACTATTTACCAGATATTGTAATAAAACGTTTTAACCACATATTTTGGGAAaacactcgaaaaaaaaactttcttcaaAACCGCCCAGAAGGACGTTCTATTTTGACCCACTATGAGAAGCACGGAGAGCTGTCTAATTCGATGAGGAACGAACTCGTACGTCTCATTTTACTCGAAGGGTTGAATCTAAAACTAACGCTGGACAGCAAATTCCATTCACTGATGACCGGAAAGATCGTTGAGCTATTTCCCGGAGAAAAGCAGGTAAGGCGATGCATTTGTAGGCAATGTTGTTAAATGTGACGTAAATGTGCTGTATTTAGGAGACATATTATCGAGCAAGTTATTTTGATGGAGAGGGTAACCGCCAACCGCCATGCGGGAAGTTCATAAAACGGAAAAGCGTAGAGCTCAAAGCACTCGGGCTACGAGGTCCTAAGGTTGGAGTTCAGCCGGACGCCTTACATAACGTGCCAGGAACATCTAGTATACAAAGTACCACGAATGAAGTCCCAGACGTTGAAGCACAGGCCCAAGCGCAAAATTGGCTGATTCACGGACGTAGCCCGATCGAGGAGGTGCGGAGGCAGTGGGACCTATGCTTCGAGAAAAGAAAACAAGACTTCCAAATGGAAAAGGACCtatcaacaatttttaaaatgtatcCGAAGGGGGCGTTTTGGTAATATTGTCCACTAAAGATGCTTGTTAACTTACTTTCATTACATTACATTTTAGATTTGTTCAGATTTCGAACGTCTTCATCCGGAAGCAGAGAGGAAGTTTTATTTGCGCTTCCCATCACTTCATCAGAAGCTTCGGAAGCACATTGAGAAGGTTGGTGAAACAAAAGCACACGAAAGCATTTACAATGAGTATATGGGTGCGACTGAAGGAGAATACAAAAACCTTCTGTTGTGCAGTTTTCTACTTTTAATTCTGCAAACGAACTATCGAGTTAAAGGCAAGTGGCGGCCGTCTGTCAAGGAAGCTCAAATGAGCTTCATTCTAGAAGTGCAGGTAAGATATGGCTGTGGTTCCTTCACAATAGTATTGTGGAttcaccggctacttgtattccatCGGTCACTTCAGTAGGGCCGGTGGAATACAAAATAGCCGTTTCATAAAAAGAGAAACTTAAACATACGCTTTAACATTTTTAGTAAATGCGCGATTCCTCACCGGTCACTCAATAACatacaaaaaaaactgaagatactttgatctatactctacatgtgtacgaaaaccaaatttgaaaacattgcttcgttatttaattaaaaaaaaaaatcattaaccaaaaaatgaagaaatgcatccagtttcgccttacgtggaatacaagtagccggtaaattcaCAATAGTAAAAGTAGCCAGTAAATGCTGATGAATTCTAGATAGATATGAAAACTTTGATGTAAAATTTACTCTTATCGCAACCATTACGTAAATACATTTTGTTCCAGACCCCTTCAGAAGTTCGGCGTAAAATTAACGAAAGGATTCAGTATCTAGATCAGCATTACGAAAGCGTTTCTTTACAACCACAAATTGTAATGGTTGGTTCTCCGAAGGAATCGCCcggattttttgttgtttttggtgGTGCGGAATACAAAGCGGATAACATATTACACGCCATATGTTTGTGTCTGCAAGTGTCATTCGTTCTGAACTTGGAATATGCCCAAGATTGCAAACCCGTTTGGATGTTTATCCAGTCGTATTTGTTCGGCATTTACGCCTCAGTTCTGGAAATGCCGAAGGTGACAAGAGATTTGATTAAAAGCATTTCTGATTAGAACGAAGGTTTATGTCAAAACGGTATGTTTCCTTGTCTCATGATTTTAAACCTCAAGACATTTTGTTTGAatgtaaaatgtatttttttttaaacaacacTGTTTAATGTTAAAACGTAAAAAGCactaaaataaataaaagaaaactaaatattttgtttttgttcagaaGTTTAGCTGTAACTAAGGGACGCTGCAAAATATGGGATTGAAAAAAGCACATAAAAAATAACTCATCgtttttttcacattttccaaaaataaaaatcaCTTCGCTCGATCTGTCGCAAACCACGAAGTGCTTTCCCGAGCACATGATTTGTCTTCTGGTAGCGCCTCGTGCAGTAAAGCAGACCATGAACTATGTTCTCGGAGCCGTGATTAAAATCACGACTCCGAGAACGCTGTTCCAGTTCCCGTGATTTTTGTTCTGCTGTGCTTGTCATTCGGTTGCAGACCATGAACTATGTTCTCGGAACCGTGATGTGAAATCACGACTTCTGGAACACAGCTCACGTTATCAGGAATTTGGTTCTTGGATTGCTTCTAGCATTGCGTTACGCAGGTGTTACGGACATAACGTGGAACTAAGTTCTTGATATCGTGATTTAagttcatggtgtatatttgtaAATGAAGTTCTCGCTTGTTCCGGAATTCGTGACTCAATGTGGACAATTTTCGGAACGGTTTTTTTTGCGTGTGTGTAATTGATATGCAACGACAGCAATTGCGAGACGAACTAGCTCTAGTACACTACGGTACTAGGATCCgatgtagacgaattcctccacttcCTCTGAGGTATTCACTTCTATAATGGCACATACGAAAGAAGGGCCAAGGGCAAGGATCATGACGCGTAAACTGGATGCTGATCTGTAGGAGCTATTACTCCTCTTGTTTTGAACATCACGATcctgtacactgaaataaattttgttgtagtttctaccaaatccatggtaaaattaagaactgtaccaacgattttcaaccgaatgcaaaattctgttaattgtactgaaactgTTCGCCGACACAGCCCATAGTTTTGAATGCCCCTGTTGAATGGCAACGTGAGCCACTGCCTGTGGTCGTTCGATCTGACGGCAGCGATGAAGCGTCAAATGGGATGACGAGCAAAACATAATTCTAAACAGACGGTGATAATTGGATTGTGAACCAAGACAAattatttggattgtatttgaatCGTTTTTGGATTTGTATTTAATGCTAAGGTGAATTGTTTATATTCCTAAAACTAGTTTAAAACTTATTACTATATTGTGCATAATCTACAGGTTGAAAATTAGAACGTTTAAAATATTGTTGTGAATTAGACAAACGGTAGTACGGAGACTGAAATGTGAGTGAAAAAGAAATGTACTATGCAAACTTATCCTAAAATAAAACTTTCCCTTTAGCTTTAAGCTGATCTCACCGAATACCTCGGGACTGATTACCGCGGAAAGAACTACTGCTAAGTCTATCGCaacaatttcttaaagatttcatcCGGATCGATATGAATCTTCAGGACAACGTTCGACAGACCCGGTCACGGACGAGGGCTATACAGCAGGAGAATGCGAACGTAGCACCGACCGATAGCGATAAGGTGTCGATTTCGTCGTCGAATGATTCGTCTATCCCTACCATTGGAAATGGTGACGAAGGTGAGTTGCGCGAATGCGGCGGTTGTGAATTACCCAACAACGCTGAGCGGTATATGGTACATTGTCAGAATTGTAATTTCTGGTACCATTTTTCCTGCGCGAATGTTGACACGACCACTGTGCGTTCAACCACTTTCGTATGTGCGAAATGCACTTCTGGGGGGGGCTTCAAATGCACTCGAACCAACCCCAAGTGTAATTAGTGCGATTAGTGGTTTGTCAAGTTCGTCGAGTGCACGTAGGGCAAGAGTGGAACGCGAATTGCAGCGGCTAGAGGAAGAGAAGAAGCTTTTGGAAGATCTGAGTCGCGAGAAGGCCGAGAAGGAACGGGCGCTATACGAGCGAGAGCTGCAGGAAAAGCTGGAACGAGAAAGGCAGTACATCGCGCAGAAGCATGAATTGCTGAACCAGCAGGACGGCGACGAAGACAGAAGTGTACGTAGTATGCGGAGCAGCCAGAGGAGCGAGAAACGCACTGAAGAATGGGTGAAGCAGGCCAAGGTAACCGAGAGTTCCGGTGTGGTGGTCGTTGTACAGACACCAAAACCGACGTCTGCGATTGCTGATCATCAGGGTGGTGCAAGTTCTGGTCGTCCGCAGGTGGTACATCCTTCGTCAACGCCCTTGAAATCTACGGCAGCAGTAGTTCCCCCCGTTATCGGCGACAACAGAGTAGGAGTGGGATTTGAGGTGAAATCGATCCCGCGAACTCTGGGAAGCATCATTATCGGAGACGAGTCCGAGGAATCTCTCGAAGGTGCAGTCGAAGCAGACGAAGACGAACGCGACGAATTACCACTCGTGAATCTTCAGCCATATGAGGATCTGTTGAAGGTTGAAGAAGTGATGCCAGTCGGCGCGAACACTGGCGCAATTCCGAAGATTAACCGTTTCGGTACTCATTACAAGCGATGGAGTGTTGAAACCGGGGAGCTACGGAAACAAAATGCACTACAGTTGCAGCGACAGTCGGAAGCGGAACGTCGGGCCATTCAGGACCTGCAGGAGAAGCACCGAGTGGATATCGACACCAGGCGTAGGAGGGAAGTCGATCTCGTGAATCGAATAACCAGCCTGCAACTGCAGCACGACGCTGAGCTGAAACTGGTTCGTGAATCGGAGGCGAATTTACGAAAGCTGCAGGATCGTGAACGGGCAGATCTGAACTCCAGGATTGGGACTCTGGAAAAGCAACTCGTCGAGGAGAAAGAACGGATGCGCACTTCGGAAGTAGATTTGCGCAATCAACTCGAGCAGCGGGAGCGTGAATGCGAAGCACTTCGACTTCAAGTAGCAGAACTGGAGAGCGAGCTACAGTGTATTCGTGAAATGGAGCAACAGTTGCAGTCTCAAATTGCAGCGAGTCGCCAGCGTGAACACGATGCCATTCGTGTACGGAATGAAGCGGAGAATCAGTACTGGGACCTGCACGAGGAGGTTCAACAGGTCATCAATCGAAGCGAGGATCATTCTGCTGACGGTGCTTGTTCTCCTCCGTTACCTCCACCTCCGGCGTCGTGGTTTGAACCCGTGAACGCGCCTAACACAGCCAGCGTCAACCACTGCGATGTAAATCCTCCGTTTCTTCTTCCTCCGCCCCCTCCAAGTCTTTCTACTGTGAACACGTTGGCTGCCGTGCCAAATATCCAGCCCCAGCTGCTTTCTCAAGCTGTAGTTCCGGCTTACGTGGGCGCTCTGCTCGGGCCGTCGCCCCAGCAACTCGCGGCAAGACAGGTGGTCACGAAAGAACTTCCAATTTTTTCTGGGGATCCGATAGACTGGCCACTGTTCATAAGCAGCTATCAGCACTCGACGGAGACTTGCGGATACACGAACTCCGAAAACCTGTTGCGCCTGCAGCGTAGTCTACGAGGAAACGCCAAGGAATCCGTCAGCAGTTTTCTGCTCCACCCGTCAACTGTGCCGCAAATCTTGTCCACTTTGCAGCAGTTGTACGGGCGACCAGAGCAAATCGTCAATAACATGATCGCGAAGGTTCGGGCGACACCCCCTCCGAAGCCCGATCGGTTTGAGACACTGGTTAGCTTTGCTCTGGTGGTTCAAAACCTTTGCGGGCATCTGAAGGCAGTAGGGCTAGAGAAACATTTAGCAAACCCCAttcttctccaggaattggtcgACAAACTACCAGCGACGGTCAAGTTTAGCTGGGCGCTCTACCAAGAACAAGTTCCGGTTGTAGATTTGAGCGTATTCAGCGACTACTTGGGGAAGGTATCTTCCGCTGCAAGTGGTGTGACACAGCTGTCTAACCTTCCGCAGAGAGCGGTAAAAGAAGAGCGGACTCACCCGAAGGAAAGATCGTTCGTGAACGCACACTTATCCACGGCCGCGCCGAAGGAGAATCGTCGAGAGCAGGCTGGTAAAACCGTCGCGAACAGTGGAAGAAGTGGGGATACGAACAGCAGAAAAACTTGCCCAGTCTGCAACACTGACGGCCACGAAATAGAGAGCTGCAGTTCGTTCAAAGGCTTGGATTTGGACGGCAGATGGAAGGCAGTGAAAGTGAACAAGCTCTGCTCACGGTGTCTTACATCACACGCGCGGTGGCCGTGCAAAGGAGAGGTCTGCGGAATCAATGATTGCCCGAAGCGGCACCACCGTTTGCTTCATTTCGAGCCACCAGCGGCGGCCAAAACTACTAGCGCCGTGGTTACAGTACATAGTCAGCTGTCTTCTACCACGCTCTTTCGCATCCTTCCGGTCACTCTGTTCGGGCGTAAAGGACAAGTCGATACCTACGCATTCCTCGACGACGGATCATCCGTGACGCTCGTAGAGCGATCTATCGCTGATGCGCTTGGAGTTAGCGGCGAGCTAGAGACGCTGCACATCGAGTGGACGGGCGGAATCAACAAAACAATCGATGGGTCAGAACGAGTCACGCTGGAGATATCCGAGTCCGGAGGGAGAAAACGCTACAAGCTGTCGGAAGTGTACACGGTGAAGAACCTCGGATTACCGCAGCAGACAACAGACTATGAAGAACTGTCTTCGCGATTCGCTCACCTCGGCAAGCTCCCGGTGAAGAGTTTCAAGCGCGCTGTACCTGGAATTCTTATCGGACAGAGCAATTCGCACCTATTGGCTACGTTGAAGCTGCGAGAAGGCAAAATCAACGACCCGATTGCTACAAAAACCAGGATTGGATGGGCCGTATGTGGGAGTCTGCGGAAGCCCCAAGTGGGAACGATGCACAGGCAGCTTAGCATGTTCGCCGAACCGACTACCGAAGATCTTCACGAGTACGTTCGCCGATTTTTTGATATCGAGAGCTTGGGGGTGGCCGTCGTGCCGGCGGTGAAAGGAGCAGAGGAGCAACGTGCGTGCGAAATTTTGGAGGCGACCACACGACGGTCGAACGGCGAAAAGTACGAGACGGGTCTGCTTTGGAAACACGATTACGTGGAGTTTCCGAATAGCCGACCGATGGCAGAAAGACGATTTAGACTTCTCGAGAAGCGTTTAGCCAGGAACCCGGAGCTGTATGATGCCGTCCGTCGGCAAATAGCCGACTTCAAAGCGAAAGGATATATACACGAAGCATCAGTAGAGGAACTGGAAGGATTCGATCTACGACGGACCTGGTACTTGCCGATTGGAGTCGTCGTCAACgagaaaaaacctggaaaagttCGTATCATCTGGGATGCCGCAGCGAAGGTCGAGGGCATATCGTTGAACTCCATGCTACTCACGGGTCCGGATCTTCTGACACCACTCCTGTCAGTGATGTTTCCGTACCGAGAACGCCAAGTAGCCGTGTCAGCAGACATCAAGGAAATGTTCCTGCAAATTTTGATTCGCGAGCAAGACCGCAGCGCACTGCTTTTTCCGTACAGGGACTCTCCGGAGCTTCCGATGAGTACCATGGTCTCCGACGTGGCAATTTTTGGAGCGGCCTGCTCCCCAGCTCACTCACAGTTCGTCAAGAACATGAACGCGGCCGAACAAGAAGCGGAGCTTCCACGAGGAGCAGCAGCGGTAAAGAAGCGGCACTACGTGGACGACTACGTGGATAGTTTCGATACGGCAGAAGAGGCATTTGAGGTAGCGAAGGAAGTGATCGAGGTGCATAGAAGAGCAGGATTCCACATTCGTAACTGGATGTCGAGCGACAATAGCGTGCTGGAGCAGTTGGGAGAAGCGAAGCAGAAACCGGCAAAATCAATGTTGCCGAACAAGGAGACCTGTTTCGAGCGAGTGCTGGGAATGGCGTGGATGCAAGAAGAGGACGTTTTCGC includes:
- the LOC134285407 gene encoding uncharacterized protein LOC134285407; this encodes MIRLSLPLEMVTKVSCANAAVVNYPTTLSGIWYIVRIVISGTIFPARMLTRPLCVQPLSYVRNALLGGASNALEPTPSVISAISGLSSSSSARRARVERELQRLEEEKKLLEDLSREKAEKERALYERELQEKLERERQYIAQKHELLNQQDGDEDRSVRSMRSSQRSEKRTEEWVKQAKVTESSGVVVVVQTPKPTSAIADHQGGASSGRPQVVHPSSTPLKSTAAVVPPVIGDNRVGVGFEVKSIPRTLGSIIIGDESEESLEGAVEADEDERDELPLVNLQPYEDLLKVEEVMPVGANTGAIPKINRFGTHYKRWSVETGELRKQNALQLQRQSEAERRAIQDLQEKHRVDIDTRRRREVDLVNRITSLQLQHDAELKLVRESEANLRKLQDRERADLNSRIGTLEKQLVEEKERMRTSEVDLRNQLEQRERECEALRLQVAELESELQCIREMEQQLQSQIAASRQREHDAIRVRNEAENQYWDLHEEVQQVINRSEDHSADGACSPPLPPPPASWFEPVNAPNTASVNHCDVNPPFLLPPPPPSLSTVNTLAAVPNIQPQLLSQAVVPAYVGALLGPSPQQLAARQVVTKELPIFSGDPIDWPLFISSYQHSTETCGYTNSENLLRLQRSLRGNAKESVSSFLLHPSTVPQILSTLQQLYGRPEQIVNNMIAKVRATPPPKPDRFETLVSFALVVQNLCGHLKAVGLEKHLANPILLQELVDKLPATVKFSWALYQEQVPVVDLSVFSDYLGKVSSAASGVTQLSNLPQRAVKEERTHPKERSFVNAHLSTAAPKENRREQAGKTVANSGRSGDTNSRKTCPVCNTDGHEIESCSSFKGLDLDGRWKAVKVNKLCSRCLTSHARWPCKGEVCGINDCPKRHHRLLHFEPPAAAKTTSAVVTVHSQLSSTTLFRILPVTLFGRKGQVDTYAFLDDGSSVTLVERSIADALGVSGELETLHIEWTGGINKTIDGSERVTLEISESGGRKRYKLSEVYTVKNLGLPQQTTDYEELSSRFAHLGKLPVKSFKRAVPGILIGQSNSHLLATLKLREGKINDPIATKTRIGWAVCGSLRKPQVGTMHRQLSMFAEPTTEDLHEYVRRFFDIESLGVAVVPAVKGAEEQRACEILEATTRRSNGEKYETGLLWKHDYVEFPNSRPMAERRFRLLEKRLARNPELYDAVRRQIADFKAKGYIHEASVEELEGFDLRRTWYLPIGVVVNEKKPGKVRIIWDAAAKVEGISLNSMLLTGPDLLTPLLSVMFPYRERQVAVSADIKEMFLQILIREQDRSALLFPYRDSPELPMSTMVSDVAIFGAACSPAHSQFVKNMNAAEQEAELPRGAAAVKKRHYVDDYVDSFDTAEEAFEVAKEVIEVHRRAGFHIRNWMSSDNSVLEQLGEAKQKPAKSMLPNKETCFERVLGMAWMQEEDVFAFTLQFCDKVRYLLDDSIIPTKREMLRLVMSIYDPLGLVASFVIQGKIIIQEVWRTDTDWDIKIPQEIATRWVEWISVLKKIDSLRIPRCYFPGYDPESFKTLELHVFVDASAQAFAAVAYFRIVDQGQVRVALVSSKTKVAPLRELSIPRLELMAALLGARLRKTIKENHSLEIGKTYFWSDSTTVCSWIKSDTRRYRQFVAFRINEILNLSSIDEWRWISTRANVADEATKWGKGPSCNVNSRWFQGPDFLYRSADHWSMVPEEGIDESDKELREAYVCSHLLRQPIVNTSRFSRYERLLRSMAYVHHFVDRLRDRKSSKPKYSVGLTSVEMQKAERTLWSVAQSEEFPNEVATLKQNLERSSEDQKQLEASSRLAKQSPFADKFGVLRVGSRAAEAHVLAYDAKFPIILPRKHRITELLLDYLHRKFFHANDETVVNEVRQKFHVPRLRVEVRLARKRCMWCRVNKITPVAPKMGPLPAVRMQPFVRPFTYVGIDLFGPYLVKVGRSVAKRWVCLFTCLTVRAIHLEVVASLSTDSCKKAIRRFIARRGSPLEIYSDNGTNFVGANRELQEEISQIHTKLGSTFTNAKTQWKFNPPAAPHMGGCWERMVRAVKSALGSVPVVRKLDDESFTTVLAEAENIVNSRPLTFIPLETADHESLTPNHFLLLSSSGVREPEKMPTDAGMALKNSWNMVKHTLDNFWRRWVKEYLPTIIRRTKWFQDVQPIKVGDLVLVADENFRNRWLRGRVVRAIPGKDGVPRQAEVRTSGGVLKRPTSKLAVLDVAGSGDAEPEVRATRGGGCSPTQPIVLNAPVEWQREPLPVVVRSDGSDEASNGMTSKT